A region of Mycolicibacterium brumae DNA encodes the following proteins:
- a CDS encoding cytochrome b codes for MSSKIGDRLAKQGDEIDSRYHPSGALRRQLNKVFPTHWSFLLGEIALYSFVVLLLTGVYLTLFFDPSMAEVTYQGVYQPLRGIEMSKAYASALDISFEVRGGLFVRQVHHWAALMFAASIMVHLARIFFTGAFRRPREANWVIGTLLLILAMFEGYFGYSLPDDLLSGIGLRAALSSITLGMPVIGSWLHWGLFGGDFPCGQMGNDCVATGAGLIIPRLYAMHILLIPGIILALIGIHLAMVWFQKHTQFPGAGRTEKNVVGVRVMPVFAVKSGAFFAITVGILGLMGGLLTINPIWTLGPYRPSQVSAGSQPDFYMMWTEGLARIWPAWEFYPFGHTIPASTWVAVIMGLVFGLLGAWPWLEKKFTGDDAHHNLLQRPRDAPVRTAIGAMAIAFYMVLTLSAMNDVIALKFHISLNATTWIGRIGMIVLPPLVYFITYRWAVGLQRSDRDTLEHGIETGIIKRTPEGAYIELHQPLGPVDDHGHPIPLPYEGAALPKKMNKLGAGGRPGSGSFLTADPPAEDRALTRAEHEAEHKALTALKEYQDEEVVGVDGR; via the coding sequence ATGAGTTCGAAAATTGGAGACCGGCTCGCCAAGCAGGGCGACGAGATCGATTCGCGGTACCACCCGTCGGGGGCGCTGCGCCGCCAGCTGAACAAGGTGTTCCCCACCCACTGGTCCTTCCTGCTGGGCGAGATCGCGCTGTACAGCTTCGTGGTGCTGCTGCTGACCGGCGTCTACCTGACGCTGTTCTTCGACCCGTCCATGGCCGAGGTCACCTACCAGGGTGTCTATCAACCGCTGCGCGGCATCGAGATGTCGAAGGCGTACGCCTCGGCGCTGGACATCAGCTTCGAGGTCCGCGGCGGCCTGTTCGTCCGGCAGGTCCACCACTGGGCAGCGCTGATGTTCGCGGCGTCGATCATGGTGCACCTGGCCCGCATCTTCTTCACCGGCGCGTTCCGCCGCCCGCGTGAGGCGAACTGGGTGATCGGCACGCTGCTGCTGATCCTGGCCATGTTCGAGGGCTACTTCGGCTACTCGCTGCCCGACGATCTGCTGTCCGGCATCGGCCTGCGCGCGGCGCTGTCGTCGATCACCCTGGGCATGCCGGTGATCGGTTCCTGGTTGCACTGGGGCCTGTTCGGCGGCGATTTCCCCTGCGGCCAGATGGGCAACGACTGTGTGGCCACCGGGGCCGGCCTGATCATCCCGCGCTTGTACGCGATGCACATCCTGCTGATCCCGGGCATCATCCTGGCCCTGATCGGCATCCACCTGGCGATGGTGTGGTTCCAGAAGCACACCCAGTTCCCGGGCGCCGGGCGCACCGAGAAGAATGTCGTCGGCGTGCGCGTCATGCCGGTGTTCGCGGTCAAGTCGGGCGCGTTCTTCGCGATCACCGTCGGCATCCTGGGCCTGATGGGCGGCCTGCTCACCATCAACCCGATCTGGACGCTCGGCCCCTACCGGCCGTCGCAGGTGTCCGCGGGCAGCCAGCCGGACTTCTACATGATGTGGACGGAAGGCCTGGCGCGTATCTGGCCGGCCTGGGAGTTCTACCCGTTCGGCCACACCATCCCGGCGTCCACCTGGGTCGCGGTCATCATGGGCCTGGTGTTCGGTCTGCTGGGCGCGTGGCCGTGGTTGGAGAAGAAGTTCACCGGCGACGACGCGCACCACAACCTGCTGCAGCGTCCGCGTGACGCTCCGGTCCGCACCGCCATCGGCGCCATGGCCATCGCGTTCTACATGGTGCTGACCCTGTCGGCCATGAACGACGTCATCGCGCTGAAGTTCCACATCTCGCTGAACGCGACGACGTGGATCGGCCGCATCGGCATGATCGTGCTGCCGCCGCTGGTGTACTTCATCACCTACCGGTGGGCCGTCGGCCTGCAGCGCAGCGACCGCGACACCCTGGAGCACGGCATCGAGACCGGCATCATCAAGCGGACGCCGGAGGGCGCGTACATCGAGCTGCACCAGCCGCTCGGCCCGGTCGACGACCACGGACACCCGATTCCGTTGCCGTACGAGGGCGCCGCGCTGCCGAAGAAGATGAACAAGCTGGGCGCCGGCGGACGGCCGGGCTCCGGCAGCTTCCTGACCGCCGACCCGCCGGCCGAGGACCGGGCGCTGACCCGCGCCGAGCACGAGGCCGAGCACAAGGCGCTCACCGCGCTGAAGGAATACCAGGACGAGGAGGTCGTCGGAGTCGACGGCCGCTAG
- a CDS encoding ubiquinol-cytochrome c reductase iron-sulfur subunit, whose protein sequence is MSENTPRPTDEQLAGMSREELVRLGGELDGVTTIFKEPRWPVEGTRAEKRAERTVAIWMLIAGISGLALLLIFLFWPWEYKAAGEEGNFLYNLATPLYGLTFGLSVLAIGIGAVLFQKKFIPEEISVQDRHDGASSELDRKTIAATLNDALEGSTIKRRKMIGATAGLALGTFGLGTGVAFIGGLVKNPWKPVVPTAEGKKAVLWTSGWTPRYHGETIYLARATGDSHSPFIKMRAEDIDAGGMETVFPWREADGDGTTPESHHNLNKILMGVRNPVMLIRIRPEDLDKVTFRKGQESFHFGDMFAYTKVCSHLGCPSSLYEQQTYRILCPCHQSQFDALTYAKPIFGPAARALAQLPITIDQDGFLVANGDFIEPVGPAFWERKS, encoded by the coding sequence ATGAGTGAGAACACCCCCCGTCCCACCGACGAGCAGCTCGCCGGCATGTCGCGCGAGGAGTTGGTCCGCCTCGGCGGCGAGCTCGACGGCGTCACGACGATCTTCAAGGAGCCGCGCTGGCCCGTCGAGGGCACCCGCGCGGAGAAGCGCGCCGAGCGCACCGTGGCCATCTGGATGCTCATCGCGGGCATCAGCGGGCTGGCGCTGCTGCTGATCTTCTTGTTCTGGCCCTGGGAATACAAGGCCGCCGGCGAGGAGGGCAACTTCCTCTACAACCTGGCCACCCCGCTCTACGGCCTGACCTTCGGTCTGTCGGTGCTGGCCATCGGCATCGGCGCGGTGCTGTTCCAGAAGAAGTTCATCCCCGAGGAGATCTCGGTCCAGGACCGCCACGACGGCGCGTCCTCGGAGCTGGACCGCAAGACCATCGCGGCCACCCTGAACGACGCCCTGGAGGGCTCGACGATCAAGCGCCGTAAGATGATCGGCGCGACCGCCGGTCTGGCGCTGGGCACCTTCGGCCTCGGCACCGGCGTCGCGTTCATCGGCGGCCTGGTGAAGAACCCGTGGAAGCCCGTCGTCCCCACCGCCGAGGGCAAGAAGGCCGTGCTGTGGACCTCGGGCTGGACCCCGCGGTACCACGGCGAGACCATCTACCTGGCCCGCGCCACCGGCGACAGCCACTCCCCGTTCATCAAGATGCGCGCCGAAGACATCGACGCAGGCGGCATGGAGACGGTGTTCCCGTGGCGTGAGGCCGACGGCGACGGCACCACCCCCGAGTCGCACCACAATCTGAACAAGATCCTGATGGGCGTCCGCAACCCGGTGATGCTGATCCGCATCCGGCCCGAGGATCTGGACAAGGTCACCTTCCGCAAGGGCCAGGAGAGCTTCCACTTCGGCGACATGTTCGCCTACACGAAGGTCTGCTCGCACCTGGGCTGCCCGTCGTCGCTCTACGAGCAGCAGACCTACCGGATCCTCTGCCCGTGCCACCAGTCCCAGTTCGACGCGCTCACCTACGCCAAACCGATCTTCGGCCCGGCGGCGCGCGCGCTGGCGCAGCTACCGATCACCATCGACCAGGATGGGTTCCTGGTCGCCAATGGTGACTTCATCGAACCCGTCGGACCGGCCTTCTGGGAGCGCAAGTCATGA
- a CDS encoding c-type cytochrome, producing the protein MSRLSPATGGDRSRRKLRRRLSAGVLLVLALAFAGTLAAVLTPRPQVAVADEASSAVLREGKELYDTSCVSCHGAALQGVPDRGPSLIGVGEAAVYFQVSTGRMPAMSLNSQAPAKKAKFDDHQIDALGAYIQANGGGPLIPRDADGKVSEESLLGSNIARGGDLFRLNCASCHNFTGKGGALSSGKWAPDLGETTPANIYAAMLTGPQNMPKFSDRQLSPEEKRDIVAYVRDASTTPSQGGYGLGGFGPTSEAMAMWFVGMVALIGLAMWIGARA; encoded by the coding sequence ATCTCGCGGTTGTCCCCAGCGACCGGCGGTGACCGGTCCCGGCGCAAACTGCGCCGACGGCTGTCAGCCGGTGTGCTGCTGGTCCTCGCGCTGGCGTTCGCCGGCACGCTGGCCGCCGTGCTGACCCCGCGGCCCCAGGTCGCGGTGGCCGACGAAGCCTCCTCGGCCGTGCTGCGCGAAGGCAAAGAGCTCTACGACACCTCGTGTGTGTCCTGCCACGGCGCCGCCCTGCAGGGTGTGCCCGACCGCGGCCCGAGCCTGATCGGCGTCGGCGAGGCCGCCGTCTACTTCCAGGTGTCCACCGGCCGCATGCCGGCGATGAGCCTGAACTCCCAGGCCCCGGCCAAGAAGGCCAAGTTCGACGATCACCAGATCGACGCGCTGGGCGCCTACATCCAGGCCAACGGCGGCGGCCCGCTGATCCCGCGCGACGCCGACGGCAAGGTCAGCGAGGAGTCCCTGCTGGGCAGCAACATCGCCCGCGGCGGCGACCTGTTCCGGCTGAACTGCGCCTCCTGCCACAACTTCACCGGTAAGGGCGGCGCGCTGTCGTCGGGCAAGTGGGCCCCGGACCTCGGTGAGACCACCCCGGCGAACATCTACGCGGCCATGCTCACCGGCCCGCAGAACATGCCGAAGTTCTCCGACCGTCAGCTCAGCCCCGAGGAGAAGCGCGACATCGTCGCCTACGTCCGCGACGCGTCGACGACGCCGAGCCAGGGCGGTTACGGCCTCGGCGGGTTCGGCCCGACGTCGGAGGCCATGGCGATGTGGTTCGTCGGCATGGTGGCGTTGATCGGTCTGGCGATGTGGATCGGAGCACGCGCATGA
- a CDS encoding cytochrome c oxidase subunit 3 has protein sequence MTSAVGTSGTAITSRVHSLNRPNMVSVGTIVWLSSELMFFAGLFAIYFTARAQAGDTGWPPPPTELNLALAVPVTLVLIASSFTCQMGVFAAERGDVFGLRRWYLLTLAMGTFFVLGQAYEYVHLVQHGTTIPGSAYGTVFYLATGFHGLHVIGGLIAFVLLLLRTTMAKFTPAQATAAIVVSYYWHFVDIVWIALFAVIYFVR, from the coding sequence GTGACGAGCGCTGTGGGAACTTCAGGGACGGCAATTACGTCGCGCGTACATTCGCTGAACAGGCCAAACATGGTCAGTGTCGGCACCATCGTGTGGCTCTCCAGCGAGCTCATGTTCTTCGCTGGTTTGTTCGCGATTTACTTCACTGCGCGCGCCCAGGCTGGAGACACCGGGTGGCCGCCGCCGCCTACCGAGTTGAACCTCGCGTTGGCCGTGCCGGTGACCCTGGTGCTGATCGCCTCGTCGTTCACCTGCCAGATGGGCGTGTTCGCCGCCGAGCGCGGCGACGTGTTCGGGCTGCGCCGGTGGTACCTGCTCACCCTGGCCATGGGCACCTTCTTCGTGCTCGGCCAGGCCTACGAGTACGTGCACCTGGTCCAGCACGGCACCACCATCCCCGGCAGCGCCTACGGCACGGTGTTCTACCTGGCCACCGGCTTCCACGGTCTGCACGTCATCGGCGGTCTGATCGCCTTCGTGCTGCTGCTGTTGCGAACGACCATGGCCAAGTTCACCCCGGCCCAGGCGACGGCCGCGATCGTGGTGTCCTACTACTGGCACTTCGTGGACATCGTGTGGATCGCGCTGTTCGCCGTCATCTACTTCGTGCGGTGA
- the trpD gene encoding anthranilate phosphoribosyltransferase: MTETPRESDPQTTWPQVLGRLTEFQNLLGGQSGWAMEQIMTGAASPAQIAAFGVSMKMKRPTAAEVGELADTMLAHARRLPADAIGADAVDIVGTGGDGANTVNLSTMAAIVVAAAGVPVIKHGNRAASSLSGGADTLEALGVRIDLDPDEVARCVSEVGIGFAFAPVFHPSYRHAGVARREIGTPTVFNLLGPLTNPAAPRAGLIGCAFGDMAEVMAGVFAARRCSVLVVHGDDGLDELTTTTTSTIWRVQAGTIDKLTFDPAGFGFPRAQLSELLGGDAEANAAEARAVFSGATGPVRDAVILNAAGALVAHAGLSASAEWLPAWEAGLSRAAEAIDSGAAGRLLARWAQFTQRR, encoded by the coding sequence GTGACCGAAACCCCCCGCGAATCCGATCCGCAGACCACATGGCCGCAGGTCCTGGGCCGATTGACCGAGTTTCAGAACCTGCTCGGCGGGCAGTCCGGGTGGGCCATGGAGCAGATCATGACCGGCGCGGCGAGTCCGGCTCAGATCGCCGCCTTCGGCGTGTCGATGAAGATGAAGCGCCCCACGGCCGCCGAAGTGGGTGAGCTGGCCGACACCATGCTGGCCCACGCGCGCCGTCTTCCGGCCGACGCGATCGGCGCCGACGCCGTCGACATCGTCGGGACCGGGGGCGACGGCGCCAACACCGTCAACCTGTCCACCATGGCCGCCATCGTGGTCGCCGCCGCCGGGGTTCCGGTGATCAAGCACGGCAATCGGGCGGCGTCGTCGCTGTCCGGCGGCGCGGACACCCTGGAGGCCCTCGGGGTGCGCATCGACCTGGACCCCGACGAGGTGGCCCGCTGCGTTTCCGAGGTCGGCATCGGCTTCGCGTTCGCCCCGGTGTTCCACCCGTCCTACCGGCACGCCGGGGTGGCCCGCCGGGAGATCGGCACGCCGACGGTGTTCAACCTGCTCGGCCCGCTGACCAATCCGGCCGCCCCCCGCGCCGGCCTGATCGGCTGCGCGTTCGGCGATATGGCCGAGGTGATGGCCGGGGTGTTCGCGGCGCGGCGGTGCAGCGTGCTGGTGGTGCACGGCGACGACGGCCTCGACGAGCTCACCACCACCACGACGTCGACCATCTGGCGGGTGCAGGCCGGCACCATCGACAAGCTGACCTTCGACCCGGCCGGCTTCGGTTTCCCGCGCGCGCAGCTGTCCGAACTGCTCGGCGGCGACGCCGAGGCCAACGCCGCCGAGGCCCGCGCGGTGTTCTCCGGCGCCACCGGGCCGGTGCGCGACGCGGTGATCCTCAACGCCGCCGGCGCGCTGGTGGCCCACGCCGGCCTGAGCGCCAGCGCCGAGTGGCTGCCGGCCTGGGAGGCCGGGCTGAGCCGGGCCGCCGAGGCGATCGACTCCGGCGCCGCCGGTCGGCTGTTGGCGCGCTGGGCGCAGTTCACCCAGCGGCGCTGA
- a CDS encoding DEDD exonuclease domain-containing protein produces MSDQLSFADLADTSATDLLLADTTFVVVDLETTGGSSNTEAITEIGAVKVRGGQVLGEFATLVDPGRPIPPQVVQLTGITTAMVRDAPRIAAVLPMFLEFARGAVLVAHNAGFDIGFLKAAAAACGIDWPRPQVLCTVRLARRVLSRQEAPSVRLATLAGLFGTACQPTHRAIDDARTTVEVLHALIGRVGNQGVRSLGELRGYTSNATPAQRRKRELAAAVPHRPGVYLFRGPGAEVLYIGTAVDLRRRVGQYFTGADPRGRIKEMVNLAEAVDHVECAHALEAGVRELRLLAAHAPPYNRRSRFPHRWWWLTLTDEPFPRFSVIRRPTHDRVIGPFRARSEAADTAALLARHSGLRTCAGRLGRAGRHRCPDREVTPCPATQDIGPLDYAAAVARAAAVIEGSDGAPLAGAIARVDELAAAGRYENAARLRDHIAVAVDGLWRGQRLRSLAEVGELVAARPDGAGGWELAVIRHGQLAAAGNAARGVAPMPVVDALCAAGQTVLRRDEPLGGALVEETGLLARWLAGPGVRIVRCDDGWASPARAAGRWAEWAATARSARLAADELLAAGEDLAAVQRPAPRRKLTAEGKLTAEGKLSAAG; encoded by the coding sequence GTGAGCGACCAGTTGAGCTTCGCCGACCTGGCGGACACCTCGGCGACCGATCTGCTGCTGGCCGACACCACCTTCGTGGTGGTCGACCTGGAGACCACCGGCGGCAGTTCGAACACCGAGGCCATCACCGAGATCGGCGCGGTCAAGGTCCGCGGCGGGCAGGTGCTCGGCGAGTTCGCCACCCTGGTCGATCCGGGCCGGCCGATCCCGCCGCAGGTGGTTCAGCTGACCGGGATCACCACCGCGATGGTCCGCGACGCCCCGCGGATCGCCGCGGTGTTGCCGATGTTCTTGGAGTTCGCCCGCGGCGCGGTCCTCGTCGCGCACAACGCCGGGTTCGACATCGGGTTCCTCAAGGCCGCCGCCGCCGCGTGCGGAATCGACTGGCCGCGTCCGCAGGTGCTGTGCACCGTGCGGCTGGCCCGTCGGGTGCTGTCCCGGCAGGAGGCCCCCAGCGTGCGGCTGGCGACGCTGGCCGGACTGTTCGGCACCGCCTGCCAGCCCACCCACCGCGCGATCGACGACGCCCGGACCACCGTCGAGGTGCTGCACGCGCTGATCGGCCGCGTCGGCAACCAGGGAGTGCGCAGCCTCGGCGAGCTGCGCGGCTACACCTCGAACGCCACCCCGGCGCAGCGCCGCAAACGGGAGCTGGCGGCGGCCGTCCCGCACCGGCCCGGGGTCTACCTGTTCCGCGGTCCGGGCGCGGAGGTGCTCTACATCGGCACCGCGGTGGACCTGCGCCGCCGCGTCGGCCAGTACTTCACCGGCGCCGATCCGCGCGGGCGGATCAAGGAGATGGTGAACCTCGCCGAGGCCGTCGACCACGTCGAATGCGCGCACGCGCTGGAGGCCGGGGTGCGCGAGCTGCGGCTGCTGGCCGCGCACGCCCCGCCGTACAACCGGCGCTCGAGGTTCCCGCACCGCTGGTGGTGGCTGACCCTCACCGACGAGCCGTTCCCCCGGTTCTCGGTGATCCGGCGACCCACCCACGACCGGGTGATCGGGCCGTTCCGGGCGCGATCGGAGGCCGCCGACACCGCCGCGCTGCTGGCCCGGCACAGCGGGCTGCGCACCTGCGCCGGACGTCTGGGCCGCGCCGGCCGGCACCGCTGCCCGGACCGCGAGGTGACGCCCTGCCCAGCGACCCAGGACATCGGCCCGCTGGACTACGCGGCCGCGGTGGCCCGGGCCGCCGCGGTCATCGAGGGTTCCGACGGCGCGCCGCTGGCCGGCGCCATCGCCCGGGTCGACGAGCTCGCGGCGGCCGGGCGCTACGAGAACGCGGCCCGGCTGCGAGACCACATCGCGGTCGCTGTGGACGGGTTGTGGCGGGGTCAGCGGCTGCGGTCGCTCGCCGAGGTCGGTGAGCTGGTCGCGGCCCGCCCGGACGGCGCGGGCGGCTGGGAGCTCGCGGTGATCCGGCATGGGCAGCTGGCCGCCGCCGGCAACGCGGCGCGCGGCGTGGCCCCGATGCCGGTGGTCGACGCGCTGTGCGCGGCCGGTCAGACGGTGCTGCGCCGCGACGAGCCACTCGGCGGCGCGCTGGTCGAGGAGACCGGACTGCTGGCGCGCTGGCTGGCCGGTCCGGGGGTGCGGATCGTGCGCTGCGACGACGGCTGGGCCTCGCCCGCGCGGGCGGCGGGACGCTGGGCGGAGTGGGCGGCCACCGCGCGATCGGCGCGGTTGGCCGCAGACGAGTTACTGGCCGCAGGCGAGGATCTGGCGGCCGTCCAGCGGCCCGCGCCGCGGCGGAAGCTGACCGCCGAGGGGAAGCTGACCGCCGAGGGGAAACTCAGCGCCGCTGGGTGA
- the ripC gene encoding peptidoglycan hydrolase RipC, whose protein sequence is MRFERSARALRVSKRTMTAAIVGFLVITGATVGVGHADPADDALAQLQELSRTAEQTNEAVNAAQDDLDAKLAAQTAAEQQRDSDAAALQTAQTKLAGYQTSVDEFAVATYMSGQTGELGAVLTATSPQGLIDQLSLQRVIGTQLATTMADFRAAREDTIKAAAASAESAAQAKTAADQAATVRAGLMEKQSELQRKIAVVRAQYEQLTPQQRVQLADPGPVPAGPEVLAAPAPGLPEAVPPVDNPANPAAPEAIPPGDVAAPLPTSSGHGGIVVQAALSKIGSPYAWGGTGPGAFDCSGLVNWAYHQAGIGLPRSSYALAANGTPVSRDELQPGDVVNHYGDASHSSIYIGDGMVVHASTYGVPVRVVPLDAAGPFFNARRY, encoded by the coding sequence TTGAGGTTTGAACGTTCCGCGCGCGCACTGCGCGTGTCCAAGCGCACGATGACGGCTGCGATCGTCGGTTTCCTCGTCATCACCGGCGCGACGGTGGGCGTCGGCCACGCCGACCCCGCAGACGACGCGCTGGCCCAGCTGCAGGAACTGTCCCGCACCGCCGAGCAGACCAACGAGGCCGTCAACGCCGCCCAGGACGACCTGGACGCGAAGCTGGCCGCGCAGACCGCCGCCGAGCAGCAGCGGGACAGCGACGCCGCCGCCCTGCAGACCGCCCAGACCAAGCTGGCCGGTTACCAGACCAGCGTCGACGAATTCGCGGTCGCCACCTACATGAGCGGGCAGACCGGCGAACTCGGCGCGGTGCTGACCGCCACCTCCCCGCAGGGGCTGATCGACCAGTTGTCGCTGCAGCGCGTCATCGGCACGCAGCTCGCGACGACCATGGCCGACTTCCGCGCCGCCCGCGAAGACACCATCAAGGCCGCCGCCGCGTCGGCCGAGTCCGCCGCGCAGGCCAAGACCGCCGCCGATCAGGCCGCCACCGTCCGCGCCGGCCTGATGGAAAAGCAGAGCGAACTGCAGCGCAAGATCGCCGTCGTCCGCGCCCAATACGAACAGCTGACCCCGCAGCAGCGCGTGCAGCTCGCCGACCCGGGTCCGGTCCCGGCCGGCCCCGAGGTGCTGGCCGCCCCGGCGCCCGGCCTGCCCGAGGCCGTCCCGCCGGTCGACAACCCGGCCAACCCGGCCGCCCCGGAGGCGATCCCGCCGGGTGACGTGGCCGCGCCGCTGCCAACGTCCTCCGGCCACGGCGGCATCGTCGTGCAGGCCGCGCTGAGCAAGATCGGCTCGCCGTACGCGTGGGGCGGCACCGGTCCGGGCGCCTTCGACTGCTCAGGTCTGGTGAACTGGGCCTACCACCAGGCCGGCATCGGCCTGCCGCGGTCCAGCTACGCGCTGGCCGCCAACGGCACCCCCGTCTCCCGCGACGAACTGCAGCCCGGCGACGTGGTGAACCACTACGGCGACGCCTCGCACTCCAGCATCTACATCGGTGACGGCATGGTGGTGCACGCCTCCACCTACGGCGTCCCGGTGCGGGTGGTCCCGCTGGACGCCGCCGGGCCGTTCTTCAACGCCCGCCGGTACTGA
- a CDS encoding basic secretory protein-like protein, which yields MPLTNTSPATQPTPAHAGPAQPAPATSAEPRVIVGGREIVVAGTPNALTDRAGAHLPAAIATVERFWGPDWPRQIVVQAAPSDTAFAELTRIGPDAEHIAAAAVAEWVDPSHGIAVGQRIVLAPGASALTDDDFQLVLTHELFHYATRADTALDAPRWVQEGVADYVARPAPTVSTTPTAPDRLPEDADFAATEPAELSVGYDRAWLFARFIAQRYGSDRLRELYRRAAGPGHPDTATALTETLGADEDQLLADWRAHASGQPG from the coding sequence GTGCCGCTGACCAACACGTCACCGGCGACGCAACCCACCCCGGCGCACGCCGGACCGGCCCAACCCGCCCCTGCGACATCGGCTGAGCCCCGCGTCATCGTCGGTGGCCGCGAAATCGTCGTCGCCGGCACGCCGAACGCGTTGACCGACCGCGCAGGCGCGCACCTGCCCGCCGCCATCGCCACCGTCGAGCGGTTCTGGGGCCCGGACTGGCCGCGGCAGATCGTCGTGCAAGCCGCGCCGTCGGACACCGCGTTCGCCGAACTCACCCGCATCGGCCCAGACGCCGAGCACATCGCCGCGGCCGCCGTCGCCGAATGGGTCGACCCCAGCCACGGCATTGCCGTCGGACAGCGCATCGTGCTGGCGCCCGGCGCGTCGGCGCTCACCGACGACGACTTTCAGCTGGTGCTGACCCACGAGCTGTTCCACTACGCGACCCGCGCCGACACCGCCCTGGACGCCCCGCGCTGGGTGCAAGAAGGCGTCGCCGACTACGTCGCCCGCCCGGCGCCGACCGTGTCGACCACGCCGACCGCCCCGGACCGGCTGCCGGAGGACGCCGACTTCGCCGCCACCGAGCCCGCGGAACTGTCCGTCGGCTACGACCGCGCCTGGTTGTTCGCCCGTTTCATCGCGCAGCGCTACGGCTCGGACCGGCTCAGGGAGCTCTACCGGCGCGCCGCGGGACCCGGTCACCCGGACACCGCGACGGCGCTGACCGAGACGCTCGGGGCAGACGAAGACCAGCTGCTGGCGGACTGGCGCGCGCACGCCTCAGGCCAGCCGGGCTAG
- a CDS encoding glycosyltransferase family 4 protein: MTRILLVTNDFPPRPGGIQSYLEQFATRLAETGEHQLTVYAPRWKGAEAYDQAAGFQIERHPTTLMLPEPRVDSRMRALIRANDIETVWFGAAAPLALLADRARSAGAQRVLASTHGHEVGWSMLPVASSALRRIGEHTDVVTFVSRYTRGRFAAAFGPRAVMEHLPPGVDTDRFAPDPGARADLRARYRLGERPTVVCLSRLVPRKGQDMLIRAWPEIRRRVDGAALVIVGGGPYGDHLRKLADEHDVAEHVVFTGGVPAAELPAHHTIADVFAMPCRTRGAGLDVEGLGIVFLEASATGVPVVAGDSGGAPETVIDGQTGTVVPGRDLDRITTAVADLLADPDTAAAMGAAGREWVCAQWRWDRLTERLGELARLR, encoded by the coding sequence ATGACTCGGATTCTGCTGGTAACCAACGATTTCCCGCCGCGGCCCGGCGGCATCCAGTCCTACCTGGAGCAGTTCGCCACCCGGTTGGCCGAGACCGGCGAACACCAGCTGACGGTGTACGCCCCGCGCTGGAAGGGCGCCGAGGCCTACGACCAGGCGGCCGGCTTCCAGATCGAGCGCCATCCCACCACTTTGATGCTGCCCGAGCCGCGGGTGGACTCCCGGATGCGCGCCCTGATCAGGGCCAACGACATCGAAACCGTGTGGTTCGGCGCGGCCGCGCCGCTGGCGCTGCTGGCCGACCGGGCCCGCTCCGCCGGGGCGCAGCGGGTGCTGGCCAGCACCCACGGCCACGAGGTGGGCTGGTCGATGCTGCCGGTCGCCAGTTCGGCGCTGCGCCGCATCGGCGAGCACACCGACGTCGTCACCTTCGTCAGCCGCTACACCCGCGGCCGGTTCGCCGCCGCGTTCGGCCCGCGCGCGGTGATGGAACACCTGCCGCCCGGGGTGGACACCGACCGGTTCGCCCCGGACCCGGGCGCCCGCGCCGACCTGCGCGCCCGCTATCGGCTGGGGGAGCGGCCCACCGTGGTCTGCCTGTCCCGGCTGGTGCCCCGCAAGGGCCAGGACATGCTGATCCGGGCGTGGCCCGAGATTCGACGCCGGGTGGACGGGGCCGCGCTGGTCATCGTGGGCGGCGGCCCGTACGGCGATCACCTGCGCAAGCTGGCCGACGAACACGACGTCGCCGAGCACGTGGTGTTCACCGGCGGGGTGCCCGCCGCCGAACTCCCCGCGCATCACACCATCGCCGACGTGTTCGCCATGCCATGCCGCACCCGCGGCGCCGGACTGGACGTCGAAGGCCTGGGCATCGTGTTCCTGGAGGCCTCGGCGACCGGTGTGCCGGTGGTCGCCGGGGACTCCGGCGGCGCCCCGGAGACGGTGATCGACGGGCAGACCGGGACCGTGGTGCCCGGCCGCGACCTGGATCGGATCACCACCGCGGTGGCAGACCTGCTGGCTGACCCGGACACCGCGGCCGCCATGGGCGCGGCCGGCCGGGAATGGGTGTGCGCGCAGTGGCGGTGGGACCGGCTCACCGAGCGATTGGGGGAGCTGGCGCGGCTGCGCTGA